A genomic region of Caloenas nicobarica isolate bCalNic1 chromosome 9, bCalNic1.hap1, whole genome shotgun sequence contains the following coding sequences:
- the SALL1 gene encoding sal-like protein 1 isoform X1, with the protein MRRASAGGQRGDPAAAGAAGSAGQKRFGRPGDTEKGQANRTTKNKDAHVCGRCCAEFFELSDLLQHKKNCTKNQLVLIVNENPASPPETFPPSSPSDNPDEQMNDTVNNTDQVDCSDLSEHNKLDREGSMDVEASSIHNSSSSSKSVNNSVTSSSSSTMGTSAVTTSLPHIGDLTTLGNFSVINSNVIIENLQSTKVAVAQFSQEARCNGASSSKLAVPALMEQLLALQQQQIHQLQLIEQIRHQILLLASQNADMPTSSSPSQGALRTSANPLSTLSSHLSQQLAAAAGLAQSLASQSASISGVKQLPPIQLPQSNPGNTLIPSSSGSSPNINILAAAVTTPSSEKVASSIGGSQLSNPPVSASSSPAFAISSLLSPASNPLLPQPTPGNSVFSSPLSTLGTPAEDLNSLTALAQQRKSKPPNVTAFEAKSNSDEAFFKHKCRFCAKVFGSDSALQIHLRSHTGERPFKCNICGNRFSTKGNLKVHFQRHKEKYPHIQMNPYPVPEHLDNIPTSTGIPYGMSIPPEKPVTSWLDSKPVLSTLTTSVGLPLPPTIPSLTPFIKTEEPPPIPISHPSASPPCSVKSDSGTADPTSKLSNGLPDEVEAGALPTSNSKMEENPQNASAVTNASGSVSSPARDSGSSAVATFTNPLMPLMSEQFKAKFPFGGLLDSTPASETSKLQQLVENIDKKATDPNECIICHRVLSCQSALKMHYRTHTGERPFKCKICGRAFTTKGNLKTHYSVHRAMPPLRVQHSCPICQKKFTNAVVLQQHIRMHMGGQIPNTPVTENYPESMESDTGSFDDKNFDDIDNFSDENMEDCPDSSVPDTPKSADASQDSLSSSPLPLEMSSIAALENQMKMINAGLAEQLQASLKAVENGSVEGDVLTNDSSSVGGDMESQSAGSPAVSESTSSMQALSPSNSANDYHKSPGIEEKPARALPSEFANGLSPTPANSGALDLTSSNTDKMIKEESLSMLFPFRDRGKFKNTACDICGKTFACQSALDIHYRSHTKERPFICTVCNRGFSTKGNLKQHMLTHQMRDLPSQLFEPNSGIGPNQNSSVMPANSLSSLIKTEVNGFVHGSPQDSKEAPSGVVASGPLSSSATSPVLLPALPRRTPKQHYCNTCGKTFSSSSALQIHERTHTGEKPFACTICGRAFTTKGNLKVHMGTHMWNSTPARRGRRLSVDGPMTFLGGNPVKFPEMFQKDLAARSGNGDPSSFWNQYAAALSSGLAMKTNEISVIQNGGIPPAPGGLGNGGSSPISGLTGSLEKLQNSEPNAPLAGLEKMASNENGTNFRFTRFVEDNKEIVTN; encoded by the exons GAGACACAGAAAAGGGTCAAGCAAATCGAACCACTAAGAACAAGGACGCCCATGTCTGTGGCAGGTGCTGTGCTGAGTTCTTTGAATTATCAGATCTCCTGCAACACAAGAAGAATTGTACTAAAAATCAATTAGTTTTAATTGTGAATGAAAATCCAGCTTCTCCTCCTGAAACCTTCCCTCCTAGTTCCCCTTCTGATAATCCTGATGAACAGATGAATGACACAGTTAATAACACAGATCAAGTAGACTGCAGTGACCTTTCAGAGCATAACAAACTTGACAGGGAAGGATCCATGGATGTGGAGGCTTCCAGCATTCACAATAGCAGTAGCAGTTCCAAGAGCGTCAACAATAGTGTTACAAGCAGTAGCAGCTCCACAATGGGTACCTCAGCTGTAACAACCTCTCTACCTCACATAGGGGATCTGACGACATTAGGCAACTTTTCCGTGATCAACAGCAACGTAATAATCGAAAACCTTCAGAGCACGAAAGTGGCGGTGGCGCAGTTCTCGCAGGAGGCGAGATGTAACGGCGCGTCGAGCAGCAAACTGGCTGTGCCGGCCCTGATGGAGCAGCTCTTGGcgctacagcagcagcagatccaCCAGTTGCAACTGATTGAACAAATTCGGCACCAAATATTATTGTTGGCTTCCCAAAATGCAGACATGCCAACGTCTTCGAGCCCTTCTCAAGGTGCTTTGCGAACATCTGCCAACCCCTTGTCCACGTTAAGTTCCCATTTATCccagcagctggctgcagcagctggattAGCACAAAGCCTCGCTAGTCAATCTGCCAGCATCAGTGGTGTGAAACAGCTCCCCCCTATACAGCTACCTCAGAGCAACCCTGGCAACACTCTAATTCCATCCAGTAGTGGCTCTTCTCCAAATATTAACATATTGGCAGCAGCAGTTACAACGCCGTCCTCAGAAAAAGTGGCTTCAAGTATTGGTGGCTCACAGCTCAGCAACCCACCAGTATCAGCATCATCTTCACCAGCTTTTGCAATAAGCAGTTTATTAAGTCCTGCATCTAATCCACTTCTACCTCAGCCCACCCCTGGTAACTCTGTGTTCTCCAGTCCCTTGTCCACTCTTGGAACACCTGCAGAGGATTTAAACTCCTTGACTGCCTTggcacagcaaagaaaaagcaagccaCCAAATGTAACTGCTTTTGAAGCGAAAAGTAATTCGGATGAGGCGTTCTTTAAGCATAAATGCAGGTTCTGTGCTAAAGTGTTTGGGAGTGACAGTGCCTTGCAGATTCATTTACGCTCTCACACGGGCGAGAGGCCGTTTAAATGCAACATATGTGGAAACAGGTTCTCCACCAAGGGAAACTTAAAGGTCCACTTTCAGCGtcacaaagaaaaatacccTCACATTCAAATGAACCCGTACCCGGTGCCAGAGCATTTGGACAATATTCCGACAAGCACAGGGATTCCTTATGGGATGTCTATACCGCCGGAGAAACCTGTCACGAGCTGGCTGGACAGCAAGCCGGTCCTCTCCACCCTGACGACTTCTGTTGGCCTGCCGCTCCCACCAACAATTCCAAGCTTGACCCCGTTCATCAAAACTGAGGAGCCCCCGCCGATTCCCATTAGCCATCCTTCCGCgagccctccctgctctgtcaAGAGTGACTCGGGAACAGCCGATCCCACGTCAAAACTTTCCAACGGACTTCCCGATGAGGTAGAGGCTGGTGCTTTGCCTACCTCAAACAGCAAAATGGAGGAAAACCCTCAAAACGCAAGCGCCGTCACGAACGCGAGCGGCTCCGTGAGCTCACCGGCACGGGACTCGGGCTCCAGCGCTGTCGCCACTTTTACAAATCCACTGATGCCTCTAATGTCAGAGCAATTTAAGGCAAAGTTTCCGTTTGGAGGACTATTGGATTCAACGCCAGCATCCGAAACGTCGAAATTGCAGCAACTGGTAGAAAACATTGACAAAAAGGCAACCGATCCGAACGAGTGTATCATTTGCCACCGAGTTCTCAGTTGCCAGAGTGCACTGAAAATGCATTATCGCACGCATACCGGTGAGAGGccatttaaatgtaaaatctgTGGTCGCGCTTTCACTACTAAAGGCAACTTAAAGACTCATTACAGTGTCCACCGTGCCATGCCCCCGCTGAGGGTACAGCATTCGTGCCCGATCTGCCAGAAAAAATTCACCAACGCCGTTGTGCTACAGCAGCATATCCGAATGCACATGGGAGGGCAGATCCCCAACACCCCGGTCACAGAGAACTATCCTGAGTCAATGGAATCAGATACGGGATCTTTTGACGATAAGAATTTTGATGATATAGACAACTTCTCAGATGAGAACATGGAAGACTGTCCTGACAGCAGCGTGCCAGATACACCAAAATCTGCGGATGCGTCGCAAGACAGCCTGTCGtcttcccctctgcccctggAAATGTCGAGTATCGCTGCCTTGGAAAATCAGATGAAGATGATCAACGCAGGACTTGCCGAACAACTTCAGGCAAGCTTGAAGGCGGTCGAAAATGGGTCAGTGGAAGGGGACGTTTTGACTAACGACTCGTCGTCTGTCGGTGGTGATATGGAAAGCCAAAGTGCTGGAAGCCCTGCTGTCTCAGAGTCTACCTCTTCCATGCAGGCCTTGTCCCCATCCAACAGCGCTAACGATTACCACAAGTCACCAGGTATCGAAGAGAAACCAGCCAGAGCTTTACCAAGTGAGTTTGCCAACGGTTTGTCTCCAACCCCTGCTAACAGTGGTGCTTTGGACTTGACATCTAGTAACACTGATAAGATGATTAAAGAAGAGTCTCTGAGTATGCTCTTTCCTTTCAGAGACAGAGGTAAATTTAAAAACACCGCATGCGACATTTGTGGCAAAACATTTGCTTGTCAGAGTGCCTTGGACATTCATTACAGAAGTCATACCAAAGAGAGACCATTTATTTGCACAGTTTGCAATCGTGGCTTTTCCACAAAGGGTAATTTGAAGCAGCATATGTTGACACATCAAATGCGAGATCTACCATCACAGCTTTTTGAGCCCAATTCCGGTATCGGCCCTAATCAGAACTCTTCGGTTATGCCCGCGAATTCGCTGTCATCGCTCATAAAGACTGAGGTGAACGGCTTTGTGCACGgctctcctcaggacagcaAAGAAGCGCCCTCCGGTGTCGTCGCCTCGGGCCCGCTGTCCTCCTCTGCCACgtctcctgtcctgctccccgcTCTCCCCAGGAGAACCCCCAAACAGCACTACTGCAACACGTGTGGGAAAACGTTCTCTTCCTCCAGCGCTCTGCAGATCCACGAAAGGACGCACACTGGTGAGAAACCTTTTGCCTGCACTATATGTGGAAGAGCGTTCACAACAAAAGGCAATCTGAAG gtTCACATGGGCACTCACATGTGGAACAGTACTCCTGCGAGACGAGGCAGGCGACTTTCCGTGGATGGCCCCATGACGTTTCTAGGAGGCAACCCCGTCAAGTTCCCAGAAATGTTTCAGAAGGATTTGGCTGCGCGGTCAGGGAATGGAGACCCCTCCAGCTTCTGGAACCAGTACGCAGCAGCACTCTCCAGTGGCTTGGCCATGAAGACCAACGAGATCTCCGTCATCCAGAACGGCGGCATCCCTCCGGCGCCGGGGGGCCTGGGCAACGGAGGCAGCTCTCCCATCAGCGGCTTGACGGGAAGCCTGGAGAAGCTCCAGAATTCAGAACCCAACGCACCTCTAGCTGGTCTGGAGAAAATGGCAAGCAATGAAAATGGGACAAACTTCCGTTTTACGCGTTTCGTGGAAGACAACAAAGAAATCGtaacaaattag
- the SALL1 gene encoding sal-like protein 1 isoform X2, protein MSRRKQAKPQHFQSDPDLALLSQRNGDTEKGQANRTTKNKDAHVCGRCCAEFFELSDLLQHKKNCTKNQLVLIVNENPASPPETFPPSSPSDNPDEQMNDTVNNTDQVDCSDLSEHNKLDREGSMDVEASSIHNSSSSSKSVNNSVTSSSSSTMGTSAVTTSLPHIGDLTTLGNFSVINSNVIIENLQSTKVAVAQFSQEARCNGASSSKLAVPALMEQLLALQQQQIHQLQLIEQIRHQILLLASQNADMPTSSSPSQGALRTSANPLSTLSSHLSQQLAAAAGLAQSLASQSASISGVKQLPPIQLPQSNPGNTLIPSSSGSSPNINILAAAVTTPSSEKVASSIGGSQLSNPPVSASSSPAFAISSLLSPASNPLLPQPTPGNSVFSSPLSTLGTPAEDLNSLTALAQQRKSKPPNVTAFEAKSNSDEAFFKHKCRFCAKVFGSDSALQIHLRSHTGERPFKCNICGNRFSTKGNLKVHFQRHKEKYPHIQMNPYPVPEHLDNIPTSTGIPYGMSIPPEKPVTSWLDSKPVLSTLTTSVGLPLPPTIPSLTPFIKTEEPPPIPISHPSASPPCSVKSDSGTADPTSKLSNGLPDEVEAGALPTSNSKMEENPQNASAVTNASGSVSSPARDSGSSAVATFTNPLMPLMSEQFKAKFPFGGLLDSTPASETSKLQQLVENIDKKATDPNECIICHRVLSCQSALKMHYRTHTGERPFKCKICGRAFTTKGNLKTHYSVHRAMPPLRVQHSCPICQKKFTNAVVLQQHIRMHMGGQIPNTPVTENYPESMESDTGSFDDKNFDDIDNFSDENMEDCPDSSVPDTPKSADASQDSLSSSPLPLEMSSIAALENQMKMINAGLAEQLQASLKAVENGSVEGDVLTNDSSSVGGDMESQSAGSPAVSESTSSMQALSPSNSANDYHKSPGIEEKPARALPSEFANGLSPTPANSGALDLTSSNTDKMIKEESLSMLFPFRDRGKFKNTACDICGKTFACQSALDIHYRSHTKERPFICTVCNRGFSTKGNLKQHMLTHQMRDLPSQLFEPNSGIGPNQNSSVMPANSLSSLIKTEVNGFVHGSPQDSKEAPSGVVASGPLSSSATSPVLLPALPRRTPKQHYCNTCGKTFSSSSALQIHERTHTGEKPFACTICGRAFTTKGNLKVHMGTHMWNSTPARRGRRLSVDGPMTFLGGNPVKFPEMFQKDLAARSGNGDPSSFWNQYAAALSSGLAMKTNEISVIQNGGIPPAPGGLGNGGSSPISGLTGSLEKLQNSEPNAPLAGLEKMASNENGTNFRFTRFVEDNKEIVTN, encoded by the exons GAGACACAGAAAAGGGTCAAGCAAATCGAACCACTAAGAACAAGGACGCCCATGTCTGTGGCAGGTGCTGTGCTGAGTTCTTTGAATTATCAGATCTCCTGCAACACAAGAAGAATTGTACTAAAAATCAATTAGTTTTAATTGTGAATGAAAATCCAGCTTCTCCTCCTGAAACCTTCCCTCCTAGTTCCCCTTCTGATAATCCTGATGAACAGATGAATGACACAGTTAATAACACAGATCAAGTAGACTGCAGTGACCTTTCAGAGCATAACAAACTTGACAGGGAAGGATCCATGGATGTGGAGGCTTCCAGCATTCACAATAGCAGTAGCAGTTCCAAGAGCGTCAACAATAGTGTTACAAGCAGTAGCAGCTCCACAATGGGTACCTCAGCTGTAACAACCTCTCTACCTCACATAGGGGATCTGACGACATTAGGCAACTTTTCCGTGATCAACAGCAACGTAATAATCGAAAACCTTCAGAGCACGAAAGTGGCGGTGGCGCAGTTCTCGCAGGAGGCGAGATGTAACGGCGCGTCGAGCAGCAAACTGGCTGTGCCGGCCCTGATGGAGCAGCTCTTGGcgctacagcagcagcagatccaCCAGTTGCAACTGATTGAACAAATTCGGCACCAAATATTATTGTTGGCTTCCCAAAATGCAGACATGCCAACGTCTTCGAGCCCTTCTCAAGGTGCTTTGCGAACATCTGCCAACCCCTTGTCCACGTTAAGTTCCCATTTATCccagcagctggctgcagcagctggattAGCACAAAGCCTCGCTAGTCAATCTGCCAGCATCAGTGGTGTGAAACAGCTCCCCCCTATACAGCTACCTCAGAGCAACCCTGGCAACACTCTAATTCCATCCAGTAGTGGCTCTTCTCCAAATATTAACATATTGGCAGCAGCAGTTACAACGCCGTCCTCAGAAAAAGTGGCTTCAAGTATTGGTGGCTCACAGCTCAGCAACCCACCAGTATCAGCATCATCTTCACCAGCTTTTGCAATAAGCAGTTTATTAAGTCCTGCATCTAATCCACTTCTACCTCAGCCCACCCCTGGTAACTCTGTGTTCTCCAGTCCCTTGTCCACTCTTGGAACACCTGCAGAGGATTTAAACTCCTTGACTGCCTTggcacagcaaagaaaaagcaagccaCCAAATGTAACTGCTTTTGAAGCGAAAAGTAATTCGGATGAGGCGTTCTTTAAGCATAAATGCAGGTTCTGTGCTAAAGTGTTTGGGAGTGACAGTGCCTTGCAGATTCATTTACGCTCTCACACGGGCGAGAGGCCGTTTAAATGCAACATATGTGGAAACAGGTTCTCCACCAAGGGAAACTTAAAGGTCCACTTTCAGCGtcacaaagaaaaatacccTCACATTCAAATGAACCCGTACCCGGTGCCAGAGCATTTGGACAATATTCCGACAAGCACAGGGATTCCTTATGGGATGTCTATACCGCCGGAGAAACCTGTCACGAGCTGGCTGGACAGCAAGCCGGTCCTCTCCACCCTGACGACTTCTGTTGGCCTGCCGCTCCCACCAACAATTCCAAGCTTGACCCCGTTCATCAAAACTGAGGAGCCCCCGCCGATTCCCATTAGCCATCCTTCCGCgagccctccctgctctgtcaAGAGTGACTCGGGAACAGCCGATCCCACGTCAAAACTTTCCAACGGACTTCCCGATGAGGTAGAGGCTGGTGCTTTGCCTACCTCAAACAGCAAAATGGAGGAAAACCCTCAAAACGCAAGCGCCGTCACGAACGCGAGCGGCTCCGTGAGCTCACCGGCACGGGACTCGGGCTCCAGCGCTGTCGCCACTTTTACAAATCCACTGATGCCTCTAATGTCAGAGCAATTTAAGGCAAAGTTTCCGTTTGGAGGACTATTGGATTCAACGCCAGCATCCGAAACGTCGAAATTGCAGCAACTGGTAGAAAACATTGACAAAAAGGCAACCGATCCGAACGAGTGTATCATTTGCCACCGAGTTCTCAGTTGCCAGAGTGCACTGAAAATGCATTATCGCACGCATACCGGTGAGAGGccatttaaatgtaaaatctgTGGTCGCGCTTTCACTACTAAAGGCAACTTAAAGACTCATTACAGTGTCCACCGTGCCATGCCCCCGCTGAGGGTACAGCATTCGTGCCCGATCTGCCAGAAAAAATTCACCAACGCCGTTGTGCTACAGCAGCATATCCGAATGCACATGGGAGGGCAGATCCCCAACACCCCGGTCACAGAGAACTATCCTGAGTCAATGGAATCAGATACGGGATCTTTTGACGATAAGAATTTTGATGATATAGACAACTTCTCAGATGAGAACATGGAAGACTGTCCTGACAGCAGCGTGCCAGATACACCAAAATCTGCGGATGCGTCGCAAGACAGCCTGTCGtcttcccctctgcccctggAAATGTCGAGTATCGCTGCCTTGGAAAATCAGATGAAGATGATCAACGCAGGACTTGCCGAACAACTTCAGGCAAGCTTGAAGGCGGTCGAAAATGGGTCAGTGGAAGGGGACGTTTTGACTAACGACTCGTCGTCTGTCGGTGGTGATATGGAAAGCCAAAGTGCTGGAAGCCCTGCTGTCTCAGAGTCTACCTCTTCCATGCAGGCCTTGTCCCCATCCAACAGCGCTAACGATTACCACAAGTCACCAGGTATCGAAGAGAAACCAGCCAGAGCTTTACCAAGTGAGTTTGCCAACGGTTTGTCTCCAACCCCTGCTAACAGTGGTGCTTTGGACTTGACATCTAGTAACACTGATAAGATGATTAAAGAAGAGTCTCTGAGTATGCTCTTTCCTTTCAGAGACAGAGGTAAATTTAAAAACACCGCATGCGACATTTGTGGCAAAACATTTGCTTGTCAGAGTGCCTTGGACATTCATTACAGAAGTCATACCAAAGAGAGACCATTTATTTGCACAGTTTGCAATCGTGGCTTTTCCACAAAGGGTAATTTGAAGCAGCATATGTTGACACATCAAATGCGAGATCTACCATCACAGCTTTTTGAGCCCAATTCCGGTATCGGCCCTAATCAGAACTCTTCGGTTATGCCCGCGAATTCGCTGTCATCGCTCATAAAGACTGAGGTGAACGGCTTTGTGCACGgctctcctcaggacagcaAAGAAGCGCCCTCCGGTGTCGTCGCCTCGGGCCCGCTGTCCTCCTCTGCCACgtctcctgtcctgctccccgcTCTCCCCAGGAGAACCCCCAAACAGCACTACTGCAACACGTGTGGGAAAACGTTCTCTTCCTCCAGCGCTCTGCAGATCCACGAAAGGACGCACACTGGTGAGAAACCTTTTGCCTGCACTATATGTGGAAGAGCGTTCACAACAAAAGGCAATCTGAAG gtTCACATGGGCACTCACATGTGGAACAGTACTCCTGCGAGACGAGGCAGGCGACTTTCCGTGGATGGCCCCATGACGTTTCTAGGAGGCAACCCCGTCAAGTTCCCAGAAATGTTTCAGAAGGATTTGGCTGCGCGGTCAGGGAATGGAGACCCCTCCAGCTTCTGGAACCAGTACGCAGCAGCACTCTCCAGTGGCTTGGCCATGAAGACCAACGAGATCTCCGTCATCCAGAACGGCGGCATCCCTCCGGCGCCGGGGGGCCTGGGCAACGGAGGCAGCTCTCCCATCAGCGGCTTGACGGGAAGCCTGGAGAAGCTCCAGAATTCAGAACCCAACGCACCTCTAGCTGGTCTGGAGAAAATGGCAAGCAATGAAAATGGGACAAACTTCCGTTTTACGCGTTTCGTGGAAGACAACAAAGAAATCGtaacaaattag